A genomic window from Geothermobacter ehrlichii includes:
- a CDS encoding zinc ABC transporter substrate-binding protein, with protein MPMIRMVVFFVCCLLTASPVFAAPKLVASLKPLADLAAGVVGDPSRVELLLPGGASPHSFTLRPSQMRALAAADLVVWVGPQLENFLVRHLASLPEERLLTFGSLSGVRLLPARRGGAWRHEAVEHDEDGDIDPHLWLDPDNARLLVLALAERLAGIDPENGTDYRRRAERLAGWIAALQQGLSDRLAAVRTKKYLVFHDAYQYFERAFGLEPLGALAIHPDRPPGARRLRELRDLLRRSGAVCVFSEPQFEPKLLRVLTEGLALRHGQLDPLGVDRPVSGASYLDLLAGLGDGLVSCLSN; from the coding sequence ATGCCGATGATCCGCATGGTGGTTTTTTTCGTCTGCTGTCTGTTGACAGCGAGCCCGGTTTTCGCGGCTCCGAAGCTGGTGGCGAGTCTCAAGCCGCTGGCCGATCTGGCGGCAGGGGTTGTCGGCGACCCTTCGCGGGTCGAACTGCTGCTGCCCGGTGGGGCTTCGCCGCACAGCTTCACCCTGCGGCCATCGCAGATGCGGGCCCTGGCCGCTGCCGACCTGGTGGTCTGGGTGGGGCCGCAGCTGGAAAACTTTCTTGTCCGGCACCTCGCCTCTTTGCCGGAGGAGAGGCTGCTGACCTTCGGCTCCCTGTCCGGAGTGCGGTTGCTGCCGGCCCGGCGGGGGGGTGCCTGGCGGCACGAGGCGGTGGAGCATGACGAAGATGGCGACATCGACCCCCATCTCTGGCTTGATCCGGACAATGCCCGCCTGCTGGTGCTGGCCCTGGCCGAGCGGCTGGCCGGAATCGATCCAGAGAACGGGACGGACTACCGGCGGCGGGCCGAGCGGCTGGCCGGGTGGATTGCGGCGCTGCAGCAAGGTCTTTCCGACCGCCTGGCAGCGGTGCGCACGAAAAAGTACCTGGTCTTTCACGATGCCTACCAGTATTTCGAGCGCGCGTTCGGCCTCGAGCCGCTGGGAGCCCTGGCCATTCATCCCGACCGGCCGCCTGGGGCGCGCCGCCTGCGCGAACTGCGCGACCTGCTGCGGCGGAGTGGTGCCGTCTGCGTGTTCAGCGAGCCGCAGTTCGAGCCGAAACTGCTGCGGGTGCTGACCGAGGGGCTGGCACTCCGTCACGGACAGCTCGATCCGCTCGGAGTGGATCGTCCCGTCTCCGGTGCTTCCTACCTCGACCTGCTGGCCGGCCTTGGCGACGGGCTGGTCTCCTGCTTGTCCAACTAA
- a CDS encoding Fur family transcriptional regulator: protein MPAGCRSIPFSPDHDHGDCVRQALDRAEQVCRARGARLTPLRRRVLELLWQSHRPVGAYDLLARLQREGRAAPPTVYRTLDFLLRLGLVHRIASLNAWIGCCRPDEPHSGQFLICRSCNALDELNVSQVDDSIRNASQRAGFIVEEQTVEIFGLCHHCREANHD, encoded by the coding sequence ATGCCGGCAGGATGCCGCTCCATACCCTTTTCGCCGGACCACGACCACGGCGACTGTGTCCGCCAGGCTCTCGACCGGGCGGAGCAGGTCTGTCGCGCCCGGGGCGCCCGCCTGACTCCGCTACGGCGGCGGGTTCTCGAACTGCTCTGGCAGAGCCACCGGCCGGTGGGGGCCTACGATCTGCTCGCCCGCCTGCAGCGGGAAGGGAGGGCGGCGCCACCGACCGTTTACCGCACCCTCGACTTTCTGCTCCGACTCGGCCTGGTTCACCGCATCGCCTCGCTCAACGCCTGGATCGGCTGTTGCCGGCCGGATGAACCCCACAGCGGCCAGTTTCTCATCTGCCGCTCCTGCAACGCCCTGGACGAACTCAACGTCAGCCAGGTGGACGATTCCATCCGCAACGCTTCGCAGCGAGCCGGGTTCATCGTCGAGGAGCAGACCGTGGAAATCTTCGGCCTCTGTCACCACTGCCGGGAGGCGAACCATGACTGA
- a CDS encoding zinc metalloprotease HtpX encodes MTAWRIDGHAWLYNLLRNRLHSLLLLACTVAIPALAEWLLWGRDGLLVLVPAVFLVLLIGVRISPRLVMRFYRARPLSPFEAPQLYRLVEELAIRAELEQIPALYLLQTPMVNAFAVGDSRDAAVAVTSGLLQTLDQRELAGVLAHEISHIRNRDLRLMALAGWSEQITGLLAGLGLLLVLFNLPRALAGQVQINWTALSLLLAAPYLSTLLQRGLSRVREFDADLTAVMLTGDPEGLARALARLEWRERSFWRRMLGPAPGDLPYLLRTHPPTEERIRRLSEVSCPGRIGGRIVHPA; translated from the coding sequence ATGACCGCCTGGCGTATCGATGGCCATGCCTGGCTTTACAACCTGCTGCGCAACCGGCTGCACTCCCTGCTGCTGCTCGCCTGCACGGTGGCGATACCGGCGCTGGCGGAATGGCTGCTCTGGGGGCGGGACGGCCTGCTGGTGCTGGTGCCGGCGGTTTTTCTGGTTCTGCTGATCGGGGTCAGGATTTCGCCGCGGCTGGTGATGCGTTTTTACCGGGCCCGCCCGCTGTCACCCTTCGAGGCGCCGCAGCTTTACCGGCTGGTCGAGGAGCTGGCGATCCGGGCGGAGCTGGAGCAGATCCCCGCGCTCTACCTGCTGCAGACCCCGATGGTCAACGCCTTTGCCGTCGGCGATTCGCGGGACGCCGCCGTGGCGGTCACCTCCGGCCTGCTGCAGACCCTCGACCAGAGGGAACTGGCCGGTGTGCTGGCGCACGAAATCAGCCACATCCGCAACCGCGACCTGCGCCTGATGGCCCTGGCCGGCTGGAGCGAGCAGATCACCGGTCTGCTGGCGGGCCTGGGGCTCTTGCTGGTGCTGTTCAACCTGCCGCGGGCCCTGGCCGGCCAGGTGCAGATCAACTGGACGGCGCTGTCGCTCCTGCTGGCGGCGCCCTACCTGTCGACCCTGCTGCAGCGGGGCCTGTCGCGGGTGCGGGAATTCGATGCCGACCTGACCGCCGTCATGCTGACCGGCGATCCCGAGGGACTGGCAAGGGCTCTGGCGCGGCTCGAATGGCGGGAACGCTCCTTCTGGCGCCGGATGCTCGGACCGGCTCCCGGCGACCTCCCCTACCTGCTGCGGACCCATCCGCCGACGGAGGAACGTATCCGGCGACTGTCGGAGGTGAGCTGTCCGGGACGTATCGGCGGCCGCATCGTCCACCCGGCCTGA
- a CDS encoding ABC transporter ATP-binding protein, which yields MHDLNRPAPLPNPGESLFALRGVEYAYPGGFQALRGIDLSVAPGDRLALVGHNGSGKTTLVKQLCGLLAPDRGEVFYKGSLLRKEHLSRARLEIGLLFQDPDDQLFCHSLLEDVAFGPRNQGLSAREAEIAAKRALQQVDLLDLVYKPPHALSYGQKKRAALAGLLAMRPEVLILDEPTANLDPRQEAVFVELLRDYAGTLIIISHDLLFLYELCDRAVVLDAGHIHHDYSMRELVSHRASLREHGLDFSFRFAAEPMETGSDRPADSARSETVADPEPEPAAKPAGRPLIELEDFHFSYPDGTRALRGIDLQIDRGERVALVGENGAGKSTLLACLLGIHQGRGSYRFAGRPVDRRNLRQLWRKISLVFQDCSDQLFCASVFDEVAFGPRQLGYSELEVERRVGEALAKVRLQGFEKRIPLKLSGGERKRLALASVLALDPEVLVLDEPTAGLDPQGEELLLDILRQLDCTLLLVTHDMFFVRNLTSRTLVMHKGTILRDLPTGAFLDASDLASLNGLDYTYRDRCALEIRQLQHVHEHSHRHRHLHEHEHRHGDLVHCHPHEHEHEHSHSFVHRHDADDRHEHPPTRLYHDHEHPDHDREPHDHEH from the coding sequence ATGCACGATCTCAACCGACCAGCCCCCCTGCCCAACCCGGGCGAATCCCTCTTCGCACTGCGCGGCGTGGAGTACGCCTACCCCGGCGGCTTTCAGGCCCTGCGCGGCATCGATCTCTCCGTCGCCCCCGGCGACCGGCTGGCCCTGGTCGGCCACAACGGCTCCGGCAAGACGACGCTGGTCAAGCAGCTGTGCGGGCTGCTGGCGCCCGACAGGGGCGAGGTCTTCTACAAGGGCTCTTTGCTGCGCAAAGAGCATCTGAGTCGGGCCCGGCTGGAGATCGGCCTGCTGTTCCAGGACCCGGACGACCAGCTCTTCTGCCACAGCCTGCTGGAAGATGTCGCCTTCGGCCCCCGCAACCAGGGACTGTCGGCCAGGGAGGCGGAAATCGCCGCCAAACGGGCCCTGCAGCAGGTCGATCTGCTCGATCTCGTCTACAAGCCGCCGCACGCCCTCAGCTACGGCCAGAAGAAACGCGCCGCCCTGGCCGGACTGCTGGCCATGCGCCCCGAGGTGCTGATTCTCGACGAGCCGACCGCCAATCTCGATCCCCGGCAGGAAGCGGTCTTCGTCGAACTGCTGCGCGACTACGCAGGCACCCTGATCATCATCAGTCACGACCTGCTCTTTCTCTACGAGCTCTGCGACCGGGCCGTGGTTCTCGACGCCGGCCACATCCATCACGACTACAGCATGCGCGAGCTGGTTTCCCACCGGGCCTCCCTGCGTGAACACGGCCTCGACTTCTCCTTCCGCTTCGCCGCCGAGCCCATGGAAACGGGCAGCGACCGGCCAGCGGATTCAGCCCGGAGCGAAACCGTGGCCGACCCGGAGCCGGAACCGGCGGCAAAACCGGCCGGGCGGCCGCTCATCGAACTGGAAGACTTCCATTTCAGCTATCCAGACGGCACCCGGGCCCTGCGCGGTATCGACCTGCAGATCGACCGGGGAGAACGGGTGGCCCTGGTCGGGGAGAACGGGGCCGGCAAGAGCACCCTGCTCGCCTGTCTGCTCGGCATTCACCAGGGGCGGGGAAGCTACCGCTTCGCCGGACGACCGGTCGACCGCCGCAACCTCCGCCAGCTCTGGCGGAAGATCAGCCTGGTCTTCCAGGACTGTTCGGACCAGCTGTTCTGCGCCAGCGTCTTCGACGAGGTCGCCTTCGGTCCGCGGCAACTGGGCTACAGCGAGCTGGAGGTCGAACGAAGGGTCGGTGAAGCCCTGGCCAAGGTCAGGCTGCAGGGTTTCGAGAAGCGGATTCCGCTGAAACTTTCCGGCGGCGAACGCAAACGCCTTGCCCTGGCCAGCGTACTGGCGCTCGATCCGGAGGTGCTGGTGCTCGACGAACCGACCGCGGGGCTCGATCCCCAGGGCGAAGAGCTGCTGCTCGACATCCTGCGCCAGCTCGACTGCACCCTGCTGCTGGTCACCCACGACATGTTCTTCGTGCGCAACCTGACCTCACGCACGCTGGTCATGCACAAGGGAACGATTCTGCGCGACCTGCCGACCGGGGCCTTTCTCGATGCCAGCGACCTGGCCTCACTCAACGGCCTCGACTACACCTACCGCGATCGCTGCGCCCTGGAGATCCGCCAGCTGCAACATGTGCATGAGCATTCCCACCGCCACCGGCATCTGCACGAGCATGAACACCGGCACGGCGACCTGGTGCACTGCCATCCCCACGAGCACGAGCACGAACACAGCCACAGCTTCGTGCACCGGCACGACGCCGACGACCGGCACGAGCATCCGCCGACACGGCTCTATCACGATCACGAGCATCCCGACCACGACCGGGAACCGCACGACCACGAACACTGA
- the cbiQ gene encoding cobalt ECF transporter T component CbiQ, translated as MNPEPVTLPGWSLAGILLTLLLLAAASAFGVRRLTRESGKRRDGEPDWSLPQIDAANDGGSPIHRWEVRCKLLGLLGFAFLVVAIENWQTAAAACGIAVSLIVAAGLPFDRALARLLAMSGFLGMFLLVMPFSAPAHPGDLLIRFDSLPSLTWNLRGLHRALVICLKASAVALLMEPLLATASLTRTLQGLRRLGMPAIFGQMLLLAHRYSYVFRHEAWRMATGMRLRGFRPGSSRRALGAYGNYLGMLFVRSFERTERVYDAMQARGYRDRFPEPEPQPARGRDLLLAGLFLLLGLGLLLADRLIF; from the coding sequence GTGAATCCGGAACCGGTCACCCTGCCCGGCTGGAGCCTGGCCGGCATTCTGCTGACGCTGCTGCTGCTTGCTGCCGCCAGCGCTTTTGGCGTGCGCCGCCTGACGCGCGAATCCGGCAAACGCCGGGACGGCGAACCGGACTGGTCCCTGCCGCAGATCGACGCCGCAAACGACGGTGGATCCCCGATCCACCGCTGGGAGGTCCGCTGCAAGCTGCTCGGTCTGCTCGGTTTCGCCTTCCTCGTCGTCGCCATCGAAAACTGGCAGACGGCGGCAGCCGCCTGCGGCATCGCCGTTTCTCTGATCGTGGCGGCAGGTCTGCCCTTTGACCGCGCCCTGGCACGCCTGCTCGCCATGAGCGGCTTTCTCGGCATGTTCCTGCTGGTGATGCCCTTCTCCGCACCGGCCCACCCCGGAGACCTGCTGATCCGGTTCGATTCTCTGCCATCCCTGACCTGGAACCTGCGCGGCCTGCACCGGGCCCTGGTGATCTGTCTCAAGGCGAGCGCGGTGGCCCTGCTGATGGAGCCGCTGCTGGCGACCGCCTCGCTGACCCGCACCCTGCAGGGGCTGCGCCGGCTCGGAATGCCGGCCATCTTCGGACAGATGCTGCTTTTGGCCCATCGCTACAGCTACGTCTTTCGCCACGAGGCCTGGCGCATGGCCACCGGCATGCGCCTTCGCGGCTTCCGCCCTGGCAGCAGCCGTCGCGCGCTCGGCGCCTACGGTAATTATCTCGGCATGCTCTTCGTCCGCAGTTTCGAGCGGACCGAACGGGTCTACGACGCCATGCAGGCCCGCGGCTACCGCGACCGCTTTCCCGAACCGGAGCCGCAACCGGCCCGGGGCCGGGATCTGCTGCTGGCCGGCCTTTTTCTGCTGCTCGGCCTCGGTCTGCTGCTGGCCGACAGGTTGATTTTTTGA
- a CDS encoding ATP-binding cassette domain-containing protein has protein sequence MTEATDRLLLGLEDVSYQAKDRLLIDRVSLQVRRGEILTIIGPNGAGKTTLLKLALGLLPPSAGRVRRAPGLRVGYMPQRLAIDPSFPLTARRFLSLAGPTAPGSRRKILAEVGLQQQIDHQISHLSGGELQRLLLARALLRDPELLVLDEPAQGIDVHGQAELYRLLADIRRQRGCGILLVSHDLHLVMAATDQVLCLNRHICCSGSPESVARTGEFLELFGPAASRSLAIYSHETDHHRDHRHG, from the coding sequence ATGACTGAAGCGACGGACCGCCTCCTGCTCGGGCTCGAAGATGTCAGCTACCAGGCCAAGGATCGCCTGTTGATCGATCGGGTCAGCCTGCAGGTGAGGCGGGGCGAGATCCTGACCATCATCGGCCCCAACGGCGCCGGCAAGACCACCCTGCTGAAGCTGGCCCTCGGCCTGCTGCCGCCATCCGCCGGCAGGGTCCGCCGCGCGCCGGGGCTGCGCGTCGGCTACATGCCGCAGCGGCTGGCCATCGATCCCAGCTTTCCCCTGACTGCCCGCCGCTTCCTCTCGCTGGCCGGGCCGACCGCGCCCGGCAGCCGGCGGAAGATTCTGGCCGAGGTGGGCCTGCAGCAGCAGATCGACCACCAGATCAGCCATCTTTCAGGGGGCGAGCTGCAGCGGCTGCTGCTGGCCCGCGCCCTGCTGCGCGACCCGGAACTGCTGGTGCTCGACGAACCGGCCCAGGGCATCGACGTCCACGGGCAGGCCGAGCTCTACCGGCTGCTGGCCGACATCCGCCGGCAGCGCGGCTGCGGCATCCTGCTGGTTTCGCACGATCTGCACCTGGTGATGGCGGCGACCGACCAGGTTCTCTGCCTCAACCGCCACATCTGCTGTTCCGGCAGCCCCGAATCGGTCGCCCGGACGGGGGAATTTCTCGAACTGTTCGGACCGGCGGCCAGCCGTAGCCTGGCCATCTACAGCCACGAAACGGACCACCATCGGGACCATCGCCATGGATGA
- the cbiM gene encoding cobalt transporter CbiM — MHISDGVLPTTVSVASYVVSGAIAAWSVRRTRNEQLPKIAVVSATFFVASLIHIPFGPTSVHLLLPGLVGALLGPSGFLAIMLGLLLQSLLFQFGGLTALGANALMMGLPALFCGLIFQTLKGQDNRRQMLVGGLAGGLGTLLAAVLLACLLATGGEDFFGVAKLALLAHLPVIGIEAVVTAITISFLARVKPELLQAPFRASREGT, encoded by the coding sequence ATGCACATATCGGATGGAGTCCTTCCAACGACGGTTTCGGTGGCCAGCTATGTCGTCAGCGGCGCCATCGCCGCCTGGAGCGTTCGTCGCACCCGCAATGAGCAGCTGCCCAAGATCGCCGTCGTCAGCGCCACTTTCTTCGTCGCCTCGCTGATCCACATCCCCTTCGGTCCGACCAGCGTTCATCTGTTGCTTCCGGGGCTGGTCGGCGCCCTGCTCGGACCGAGCGGTTTTCTCGCCATCATGCTCGGGCTGCTGCTGCAGAGCCTGCTCTTTCAGTTCGGCGGCCTGACGGCGCTTGGCGCCAACGCCCTGATGATGGGTCTGCCGGCCCTGTTCTGCGGCCTGATCTTCCAGACACTGAAAGGACAGGACAACAGGCGCCAGATGCTGGTCGGCGGACTGGCAGGCGGCCTCGGCACCCTGCTGGCGGCCGTTCTGCTGGCCTGCCTGCTGGCCACCGGCGGCGAGGACTTTTTCGGTGTCGCCAAGCTGGCCCTGCTCGCTCACCTGCCGGTTATCGGCATCGAGGCGGTGGTGACCGCCATCACCATCTCCTTTCTCGCCCGGGTCAAGCCGGAACTGCTGCAGGCCCCCTTCCGGGCCTCCCGGGAGGGCACGTGA